Below is a genomic region from Gemmatimonadales bacterium.
GGGTCTCCTGCGGGCAGACGCGGCCGCAGATGGCGGGCAGGAAATTCGTCTCCGCGATCACGTCGTAGGCGCCGCGGAAGTCCCTCTCCCCGATCTTCCGGATGAACGCCGGGATGTCGATCGCCACCGGACAGCCGGCGATGCAGACGGCGTCCTCGCAGAACAGGCACCGTTCCGACTCCCGGATCGCCTCCTCCGCGGTGTACCCGCAGTTCACCTCGCCGAAGCTGCGGATCCGCTCCGCCGGCGGCAGCTCGCGAACGGGGGTCCGCTCCTGGGGGATCGTCCGGATGGTTCGCTTCTTCGCCATCGTGCGTCTCCCTAGCCGCGGGCGGCGGTGCCCCGCGACGCGGGGATCGCCTCCGCTTCCGCGAGCTCCTTCAGACGGCACTCCTGCGACCAGCGCTCCATCGCCTGCTGCTCCTGCTCGGTGAAGCGCCGCAGGCGGCTCATCAGGTCATCGAAGTCCACCTGGTGCGCGTCGAAGTCCGGCCCGTCCACGCACGCGAAGTTCACGCGGCCGCCCACCCGCACCCGGCAACCGCCGCACATCCCCGTGCCGTCCACCATGATGGGGTTCAGGCTCACGAGGGTGCGGATGCCGTGCTCCCGGGTCGCGGCGGCGCAGGCCTTCATCATCACGGGCGGGCCGATCGCCACGACCTCGTCGATGTCGGGGTGCCGCTCGATCGCGAGCCGGATCCCGTCCGTCACCAGCCCCTTGATGCCGGTCGAGCCGTCGTCGGTGCACAGGATCAGCTCGTCGCAGACGCGCTCGAACTTGTCCTTCCAGAAGACCAGCGCTTCGGTTCGGAAGCCGAGGATCCCGATGACGTAGGCGCCGCTCTCCTTGTAGGCCCGCGCCTGCGGGAACACCGGCGCCACGCCGAGCCCGCCGCCGACGCACACCACCTTCTTCGCGCCCCCGATGATGCTGGGCTTGCCCATCGGCCCCGCCATCGCGAGGAGCCGCGTGCCTACCTGGCACGAGCGTTGCATCTCGCGGGTCGTTTTGCCCACCGCCTGGACGACGAGCGTGATCGTGCCCCGCTGGCGTTCGAAGTCCGCTATTGTCAATGGGATGCGCTCGCTGCGATCGTGCAGCATCACGAGGACGAATTGTCCCGGTCGCGCGGCCCGGGCCATGAGCGGGTGCCGCACCTCGAGCATGTACGTGACATCGGAGTAGTCCTCCCGTGTCACGATTTCGAGCCGACCCGATGTCTCGCCGGTCATCGCGTTCCAGCCTCCTTGGCAGGCCGAGAATGCCGAGCGGACCAGTGAAGCTGCCGGGCGCCTGGAGCGCCCTCCGCTGCGAGCTCTCTCTGCATAATTGGTACCGGAGGCTCTCTCCCTGCAAGGTGCCGCCCTTGCTCCTCGCCTCCACCCCGCTGGGTGTCAATCCTCGGCGAACCCGGGACAGCCTAGACCCCCGGCGCCCTCCCGGATACGTTACCGTTGGGAGGGTCATGAGCATCGAGAACACGTTAAGGACCGAGCGGGAATCGCTCGAAGCCGTCGTCATCCGGTTCGCCGGCGATTCGGGCGACGGCATGCAGGTCACCGGCTCACGGTTCACCGTGGAGACGGCGCTGGCGAGAAACGACCTCGCCACGTTCCCCGATTTCCCCGCCGAGATCCGCGCCCCGGCCGGCACCACCTTCGGCGTCTCGGCCTTTCAGATCCACTTCGGCTCGATCGACGTCACTACCGCCGGCGACGAGCTGGACGTACTGGTCGCGATGAATCCGGCGGCGCTCGCGGTCAACTGGCGCGACCTCAAGGTGGGCGGCCTGATCGTCGCCGACTCCAGCGCGTTCAGCGAGCGTAATCTGGCCAAGGCGGGCTTCACGGCGAACCCGCTCGCCGACAGCACGCTCGCGCCCTACCGGCTGCTCCAGTTCGACATCGCCAAGCTCACGCGGGAGGCGGTGAAGGGACACGGCCTCTCGAACAAGGACGCGCTCCGCTGCCGGAACATGTGGGCCCTCGGCTTGATGCTGTGGATGTACGGCCGCGACCGCCAGGCCACGATCGAGTCCCTCACCAAGAAGTTCTCCAAGCGGCCGGAGATCGCGCGCGCCAACATCGCCGCGCTGAACGCCGGCCATGCCTTCGGCGAGACGGCCGAGGTGGCCGACAGCCTCCAGGCCTACACCATCCCGAAGGCGGATGTCCAGCCGGGCGTGTATCGCACGGTGAGCGGTACCGAGGCCGTCGCGTGGGGCCTCATCGCGGGAGCGCGCGCGGCCGGCATCGCCAAGGTTATGCTCGGCGCCTACCCGATCACGCCGGCCTCCGGGCTCCTCCACATCCTCGCGGGGCTCAAGCACCACGGCGTCATCACCTTCCAGGCCGAAGACGAGATCGCCGCGATCTGCGCCGCGATCGGCGCGTCGTACGCGGGGGCCCTCGGCGTGACGTTGAGCTCGGGCCCCGGCATCGCGCTCAAGACCGAAGCCATCGGCCTCGCCATCGCGACCGAGCTGCCGCTCGTCATCGTGAATTCGCAGCGCGCCGGCCCGTCCACCGGCCTACCGACCAAGACGGAGCAGTCGGACCTCTATCAGGCGGTGTACGGCCGCAACGGCGATGCGCCGCTCCCCGTTCTCGCGGCGGCCAGCCCCGGCGACGGCTTCGAGGTCGCGATCGAGGCGGTTAGGCTCGCCACGAAGTATATGACGCCCGTCATGCTCCTCACCGACGGCTACCTTGCCAATGCCGCCGAGCCGTGGCCCGTCCCCGACGTCGCGTCGTTGCCGGCGTTCCCGGTCACGTATCGCACCGATCCCGGGGGCTTCCATCCGTTCGTCCGCGATCCGGTGACGCTCGCGCGGGCGTGGGCGCTGCCCGGCACGCCGGGCCTCGAGCATCGCATCGGCGGTCTCGAGAAGAGCTACGACTCGGGCCACATCTCCTACGACGCGGACAACCACCAGCAGATGACCGACGTCCGGGCCGCGAAGATCGCCGGCATCGCGAACGACATCCCACTCCAGCCGGTCGCGCTCGGTGAGGACCACGGCACGATCGCGGTGGTGGGATGGGGATCCACGTACGGCGCCATCCGCCAGGCGGTGCGCCAGCTGCGCGAGGATGGCGCGGCGGTGTCGCACATCCATATCCGCTATCTTGCCCCCTTCCCGAAGAACCTGGGCGATCTGCTCCGCCGCTTCGACCAGGTCCTGGTGCCGGAGATGAACACCGGCCAGCTGGTCACGATGCTGCGGGCGGCTTACCTGCTGCCGGCCGAGGGGTTGAACAAGGTGAACGGCAAGCCGTTCAAGATCGGCGAGATCGCGGACGCGATTCGCGCCCGCCTGGGGACCTGAGATGACGACCACCGCTCCCGCCGCCCCGCTCGCGCCCGAGGACTTCACCTCGGACCAGGAAGTCCGCTGGTGCCCCGGGTGCGGTGACTACGCCATCCTCAAGGCCTTCTACAAAGTGCTGGCCGACCTCGGCGCCAAGCGCGAGAGCACCGTCTGCGTCTCGGGCATCGGCTGTTCGTCTCGGTTCCCGTATTACCTCTCTACCTACGGCTTCCACACCATCCACGGCCGCGCGCCGGCCATCGCCACCGGCGTGAAGCTGGCGAACCCCGACCTCGACGTCTGGGTCATCACCGGGGACGGCGACGGGCTCTCGATCGGCGGCAACCACATGCTGCACGTGCTGCGCCGGAACGTGAACCTCCAGATCGTCCTCTTCAACAACGAGATCTACGGGCTCACCAAGGGCCAGTACTCGCCCACGTCGCGGCGCGGCACCCGCTCGCCCTCCACGCCGATGGGCTCCATCGAGGCCCCCGTCTCGCCCGGCGCGTTCGCCCTCGGCGCGGGCGCAAGGTTCGTCGCGCGCGCCATCGACACCCAGCAGCCGCAGCTCGTGGAGGTGCTGAAGCGCGCGCACGCCCACCAGGGCGCGTCGTTCGTCGAGGTGTTCCAGAACTGCGTCGTCTTCAACGACGCCGTCTTCGAAGAGTTCACCGACAAGAGCGTCGCGCCCGATGCCCAGCTCCACGTCGAGCACGGCAAGCCGCTCGTGTTCGGGAAGGACAAGAACCTCGGCTTGCGCCTCAAGCCGCAGGCGCTGGAGCTGGAAGTCGCGAAGATCGGCGAGAACGGCGTGACGGAGCGCGACATCTTCGTCCACGACGAGACGAGCCCTGTACTGGCGTCGTTGCTCGTCTCGTTGCAGCCTCCACGCTTCCCAGTGGCACTGGGCGTCATCTACTGCAGTCCCGCGTCGTCGTACGAGGCCGATGTCTACGCGCAGCTCGCCGCGGCGGGCGCGTGGAAGGGCGACGCGAAGATAGACGCTCTGCTTCGCTCCGACCGCACTTGGACGGTCATGGGGTGATTGACGCCGTACGGCTCACCTAGTATCTGCACTTTCTCCTCTTCACTCGAGAATCGACCCATGAATCCTCTCGCGCGCTCGTACTGCGTCTTCTCCACCTCGCTCCCGGCGCTCGCCGTGTGCGCGGCCCTCGCCGTTCCGACCACCGCCCTAGCCCAGGCCGCGCGTCCCGCGGAAAGCGCGGGGCTCCTGGCGGCCCCCGTCGCCTCGCGACGAACCCACGTCGACACGATCCACGGCTACGTCCGCCGCGACAACTACTTCTGGCTGCGCGACAAGACCAACCCCGACGTGATCGCGTACCTCAACGCCGAGAACGCCTACGCCGACCAGCTCCTCGCGCCCATGCAGCCGCTGCGCGACACGCTGTTCGCGGAGATGCTCCGGCGGATCAAGCAGACCGATCTCTCCGTGCCGTACCGTGAGGGAGACTACTTCTATTACAGCCGCACCGAGGAAGGGAAGCAGTACCCGATCTACTGCCGGAAGCGCGGATCGCTCGACGCCCCGGAGGAGATCCTGCTCGACCTCAACCAGCTGGCGGTTGGCCAGGTCTTCATGGGGCTCGCCGCGTTCGACGTGAGCGACGACGGCAACCTGCTCGCCTACTCCCTCGACACGACCGGTTTCCGCCAGTACGCGTTGCACGTCAAGGACCTGCGCACCGGCCGCGACCTCCCCGACCGCGCCTACCGCACCGGCTCCGTGGCGTGGGCCGCGGACAATCGTACTCTCTTCTACACCATCGAGGATGCCGCCAAGCGGCATTACCGCCTATACCGGCACGGGCTCGGTGCGACCACCGACGACCTGGTGTACGAGGAGACGGACGAACGGTTCAGGGTGGGCGTCTCGCGCACCAGGAGCGGCGCTTACCTGGTGATGGACGTCGGCAGCCACACCACGTCCGAAGTGCGCTACCTGTCCGCCGACCGGCCTTTATGGAAGAGTGGCGGCTGATCTCGCCCCGGCGGCAGGACCGCGAGTACGACGTCGGCCACCACGGGGACCGCTTCTACATCCACGTCAACGACACCGGGCGGAACTACCGCCTGGTCTTGGGCCCCCGAGAGCGACCCGCGCGAGGAGAACTGGCACGAGATCGTTCCACACCGCCCCGACGTAATGCTCGAGGGGATGGACTTCTTCGCCGATCATTACGTGCTCTACGAGCGGCAGAGCGGTCTCCAGCGGATGCGGATCACGGACCTTCGAAGCGGCGGGGCGCACTACATCAGCTTTCCCGAGCCGGTCTACACGGCGTCCGGCTCCGCCAACCGGCAGTGGAACACGACCGTGTTCCGCTTCAACTACCAGTCGTTCATCACGCCCGGCTCGGTCTACGACTACGACATGAACTCGCGCCGGCGCACCCTCCTCAAGCAGACCGAAGTGCTGGGCGGCTACGACCCGCGGCAGTACGGGTCGGAGCGGGTCTTCGCGACCGCCTCCGACGGCGCGCGGATCCCGATCTCGGTCGTCTATCGCCGCGGCCTGCGGCGCGACGGCCGCGCCCCCATGCTCTTGAACGGGTACGGCTCGTACGGCTCGTCGTCCAACGTCACGTTCAACTCCAACCGACTGAGCTTGCTCGACCGCGGCATGGTCTTCGCCATCGCGCACATCAGGGGCGGCGGCGAGATGGGCAAGGCGTGGCACGACGACGGCCGGATGATGCACAAGCTGAACACCTTCACCGATTTCATCGCGTCGGCCGAGTATCTGATCGGGCAGCGCTTCACTTCGCGCGAGCGGCTGGTCATTCAGGGCGGGAGCGCGGGCGGCCTGCTGATGGGCGCGGTGACCAACCTGAGGCCCGATCTCTTCCACGCGGTGGTCGCCAACGTGCCGTTCGTGGACGTGATCAACACCATGCTCGACACCTCACTGCCGCTCACCGTCGGCGAATTCGAGGAGTGGGGCAACCCGCGCATCCAGGCCGAGTACGACTACATGATGACGTACTCGCCGTACGACAACCTCGCGGCGCGCGACTATCCCGCGATGCTGGTCACGACGTCGCTCAACGACAGCCAGGTCCTCTTCCACGAGCCCACCAAGTACGTCGCGCGGATGCGCTCGACGAGGACCGATGGCAACCCCCTCATCTTCACGGTGAACATGGGGGCGGGGCACGGCGGGGCGTCCGGGCGCTACGACCGGCTGCGCGAGATCGCGCGGGACTACGCCTTCATGCTCTGGGAGGTCGGGAGGCGGAACTAGGGGTTTCTGACGCGCGCTTGCCAGCGAGGCTTTCCCGCCGTCGGGAGAGTCCAGCCAGAACGCGATCACGAACAACGGGCTGATCTTCGTTCGCTGCTATCTCTGACGCGCGGCCGCGGCCCGGAAACGCGAAGCCCCGCCGGTCATTGACGACGGCGGGGCTTCGTCGCGGCTCCATGCGCCGGACAGGAGTCGAACCTGCGACCTCCAGCTCCGGAGGCTGGCGCTCTATCCAGCTGAGCTACCGGCGCAAATGAGACCGGGAATCGGGAATGGGGAATCGGGGACGATTGCCGACTCCCGATTCCCGGTCTGCAGTCGGGGTGGGCAGGTTTGAACCGCCGACCTCTCGGAGACCAATACTAGCCGCTGAGCTGGAAACCGCGCAACGGCGTGGCTTCCTGTGCGACTCTTCAACATCGCAGAGCCCCGAAGCGCCACCGAAGCGCATCACGAACAGCAATCCGAAGAGCAATCGAGCCGGGCGGTTGCGTGCGCGCGAGTGGCTCTGTTGCGGTCTAATGTCCCCGGTGCCCCAATCCAAGCTCGCCGGACCGCTAAGACGGCAAAGCCCGGACC
It encodes:
- a CDS encoding 2-oxoacid:ferredoxin oxidoreductase subunit beta, coding for MTTTAPAAPLAPEDFTSDQEVRWCPGCGDYAILKAFYKVLADLGAKRESTVCVSGIGCSSRFPYYLSTYGFHTIHGRAPAIATGVKLANPDLDVWVITGDGDGLSIGGNHMLHVLRRNVNLQIVLFNNEIYGLTKGQYSPTSRRGTRSPSTPMGSIEAPVSPGAFALGAGARFVARAIDTQQPQLVEVLKRAHAHQGASFVEVFQNCVVFNDAVFEEFTDKSVAPDAQLHVEHGKPLVFGKDKNLGLRLKPQALELEVAKIGENGVTERDIFVHDETSPVLASLLVSLQPPRFPVALGVIYCSPASSYEADVYAQLAAAGAWKGDAKIDALLRSDRTWTVMG
- a CDS encoding sulfide/dihydroorotate dehydrogenase-like FAD/NAD-binding protein, with amino-acid sequence MTGETSGRLEIVTREDYSDVTYMLEVRHPLMARAARPGQFVLVMLHDRSERIPLTIADFERQRGTITLVVQAVGKTTREMQRSCQVGTRLLAMAGPMGKPSIIGGAKKVVCVGGGLGVAPVFPQARAYKESGAYVIGILGFRTEALVFWKDKFERVCDELILCTDDGSTGIKGLVTDGIRLAIERHPDIDEVVAIGPPVMMKACAAATREHGIRTLVSLNPIMVDGTGMCGGCRVRVGGRVNFACVDGPDFDAHQVDFDDLMSRLRRFTEQEQQAMERWSQECRLKELAEAEAIPASRGTAARG
- a CDS encoding prolyl oligopeptidase family serine peptidase, yielding MLLNGYGSYGSSSNVTFNSNRLSLLDRGMVFAIAHIRGGGEMGKAWHDDGRMMHKLNTFTDFIASAEYLIGQRFTSRERLVIQGGSAGGLLMGAVTNLRPDLFHAVVANVPFVDVINTMLDTSLPLTVGEFEEWGNPRIQAEYDYMMTYSPYDNLAARDYPAMLVTTSLNDSQVLFHEPTKYVARMRSTRTDGNPLIFTVNMGAGHGGASGRYDRLREIARDYAFMLWEVGRRN
- a CDS encoding 2-oxoacid:acceptor oxidoreductase subunit alpha — encoded protein: MSIENTLRTERESLEAVVIRFAGDSGDGMQVTGSRFTVETALARNDLATFPDFPAEIRAPAGTTFGVSAFQIHFGSIDVTTAGDELDVLVAMNPAALAVNWRDLKVGGLIVADSSAFSERNLAKAGFTANPLADSTLAPYRLLQFDIAKLTREAVKGHGLSNKDALRCRNMWALGLMLWMYGRDRQATIESLTKKFSKRPEIARANIAALNAGHAFGETAEVADSLQAYTIPKADVQPGVYRTVSGTEAVAWGLIAGARAAGIAKVMLGAYPITPASGLLHILAGLKHHGVITFQAEDEIAAICAAIGASYAGALGVTLSSGPGIALKTEAIGLAIATELPLVIVNSQRAGPSTGLPTKTEQSDLYQAVYGRNGDAPLPVLAAASPGDGFEVAIEAVRLATKYMTPVMLLTDGYLANAAEPWPVPDVASLPAFPVTYRTDPGGFHPFVRDPVTLARAWALPGTPGLEHRIGGLEKSYDSGHISYDADNHQQMTDVRAAKIAGIANDIPLQPVALGEDHGTIAVVGWGSTYGAIRQAVRQLREDGAAVSHIHIRYLAPFPKNLGDLLRRFDQVLVPEMNTGQLVTMLRAAYLLPAEGLNKVNGKPFKIGEIADAIRARLGT